Proteins from a single region of Mytilus trossulus isolate FHL-02 chromosome 2, PNRI_Mtr1.1.1.hap1, whole genome shotgun sequence:
- the LOC134705648 gene encoding uncharacterized protein LOC134705648, which yields MDEEVNNLLTPIYYNIENPSSFSSASKLYHIVNADGKKIGYHKIKRWLNAQDNYSLQKTPRRSFRRLRVYTTGIGNLMDVDLMQVSNLSQWNSGYNFILVAIDCFSRRLWMQPSKSKKGVDIAKAFEKILQTAKVDKIRSDVDGCFKSKVVQKLFKERGVRHFVTKNEIKANYAERVIQTIKNKFYRYFTKKRTYRYIDNLQKFVKSYNATPHRSLNYIAPNDVTPENEADVWVQQYLNKKKSPDKKSRPNTKNPQKLKTEADLKRKRRLQRRKSYKFKIGSLVRIAYTRHIFDRSYSQKWTDEIFKVVRRFKKQNIKIYKLSSFYNDEEISGEYYSAELQAVDKSDESLWVVEKVLKKRKRREKTEFLCKFQGWPDKYNQYIPEEDIQTLS from the coding sequence ATGGATGAAGAAGTGAACAATCTTTTGACACCAATTTATTACAATATAGAAAATCCGAGTTCTTTTTCCTCAGCTAGCAAACTTTATCACATTGTTAATGCGgatgggaaaaaaattggttacCACAAAATAAAGAGATGGTTAAATGCACAAGACAATTATTCCTTACAAAAAACTCCCAGGCGTTCTTTTAGAAGATTACGTGTGTATACAACAGGAATTGGTAACTTAATGGACGTCGACCTAATGCAAGTAAGTAATTTATCACAATGGAACTCTGGATATAATTTTATACTAGTTGCCATCGATTGCTTTAGTCGACGTCTTTGGATGCAACCATCAAAGAGTAAAAAAGGTGTTGACATAgccaaagcttttgaaaaaaTTCTGCAAACAGCAAAGGTAGACAAGATCCGCTCGGACGTTGATGGATGTTTCAAGTCAAAGGTTGTTCAAAAACTTTTCAAGGAAAGAGGAGTGCGACATTTTGTAACTAAGAACGAGATAAAAGCAAACTATGCAGAGCGTGTGATACaaaccataaaaaataaattttatcgtTACTTTACTAAAAAGAGAACGTATCGGTACATtgacaatttacaaaaatttgtaaaGAGCTACAATGCAACACCACACAGGTCCCTAAACTATATTGCACCCAACGACGTTACACCGGAAAACGAAGCGGATGTATGGGTTCAACAATacttgaataaaaagaaatctcCTGATAAGAAGAGTCGGCCAAATACCAAAAACCCACAAAAACTTAAAACCGAAGCAGATTTGAAGAGAAAAAGAAGATTGCAACGGCGGAAGagttacaaatttaaaatcgGTTCTCTTGTTAGAATTGCTTATACGCGACACATCTTTGACAGAAGTTATAGTCAAAAATGGACGGATGAGATCTTCAAAGTTGTACGGAGATTTAAAAAACAGAACATCAAGATTTATAAATTGAGCTCTTTTTATAACGATGAGGAAATTTCTGGTGAATATTATTCTGCTGAACTTCAGGCTGTTGATAAATCAGATGAATCACTCTGGGTTGTAGAGAAAGTTCTGAAAAAGCGTAAAAGGCGAGAAAAGACCGAGTTTTTATGTAAGTTTCAAGGTTGGCCTGATAAGTATAACCAATACATTCCCGAGGAAGACATTCAAACATTATCATGA